The proteins below are encoded in one region of Alistipes communis:
- a CDS encoding MATE family efflux transporter, translated as MTTSREMTTGPALPLILNFTLPLLLGNLLQQTYSLVDAAIVGQFLGIDALAGVGASSSVIFLILGFCNGCCCGFGIPVAQRFGAHDYADMRRYVANALRLAVGISVTVAIVTSIWCADILHAMRTPDNIFRDAYLYLLVTFIGIPCTFFYNLLSNIIRALGDSRTPFWFLLFSTVLNIALDLFCILTLGWGVLGAAVATVVSQGVSAALCFAYMHRHFEILRSTRDERRFRSRHARTLLAIGLPMGLQFSITAIGSIMLQSANNALGSACVAAFTAGVRIKMFVISPFESLGMAMATYTGHNYGAVKPERIWQGIKVAAGLMLGYALFAFVVLMAGSDLLARLFIDPSQSEILADTRLFLHVASYFLPVLGLLCILRYTIQGAGYTNLAMLSGVSEMIARTAVSLWAVPALGYIAVCFGDPTAWIAADLFLVPAFVYVYGRLKRMTPPEKPIGGR; from the coding sequence CGACGCGGCCATCGTGGGCCAGTTTCTGGGGATCGACGCCCTGGCGGGCGTAGGCGCCAGCAGTTCGGTGATCTTCCTCATCCTGGGATTCTGCAACGGCTGCTGCTGCGGATTCGGCATTCCGGTGGCGCAGCGCTTCGGCGCGCACGACTACGCCGACATGCGCCGCTACGTGGCCAACGCCCTGCGGCTGGCCGTCGGCATCTCGGTGACCGTGGCGATCGTCACAAGCATCTGGTGCGCCGACATCCTGCATGCGATGCGCACCCCCGACAACATCTTCCGCGACGCCTACCTCTACCTGCTGGTCACCTTCATCGGCATCCCCTGCACCTTCTTCTACAACCTGCTGTCGAACATCATCCGCGCATTGGGCGACAGCCGCACGCCCTTCTGGTTCCTGCTCTTCTCGACGGTGCTGAACATCGCGCTCGACCTCTTCTGCATCCTCACGCTCGGCTGGGGCGTGCTGGGAGCGGCCGTGGCGACAGTCGTTTCGCAGGGCGTTTCAGCCGCGCTCTGCTTCGCCTACATGCACCGCCATTTCGAGATTCTGCGCAGTACGCGCGACGAACGGCGGTTCCGCTCGCGGCACGCCCGCACGCTGCTGGCGATCGGACTGCCGATGGGATTGCAGTTCTCGATCACGGCCATCGGCAGCATCATGCTCCAAAGCGCCAACAACGCCCTCGGCTCGGCCTGCGTGGCGGCCTTCACGGCCGGCGTGCGCATCAAGATGTTCGTCATCTCGCCTTTCGAGAGCCTCGGCATGGCGATGGCCACCTACACGGGCCACAACTACGGCGCCGTGAAGCCCGAACGCATCTGGCAGGGCATCAAGGTCGCCGCGGGGCTGATGCTCGGCTACGCACTCTTCGCCTTCGTCGTGCTGATGGCCGGTTCCGACCTGCTGGCGCGGCTCTTCATCGATCCGTCGCAGAGCGAGATTCTCGCCGACACGCGGCTGTTCCTCCACGTGGCGAGCTATTTCCTGCCGGTGCTCGGCCTGCTCTGCATCCTGCGCTATACAATCCAGGGCGCAGGCTACACGAATCTGGCGATGCTGTCGGGCGTCTCGGAGATGATCGCCCGCACGGCGGTCAGCCTGTGGGCCGTACCGGCCCTGGGCTACATCGCCGTCTGCTTCGGCGATCCCACGGCGTGGATCGCCGCCGACCTCTTCCTCGTCCCCGCCTTCGTCTACGTCTACGGACGGCTCAAACGCATGACGCCGCCCGAAAAACCGATCGGCGGTCGATAA